CAACAAAGCTTTGAACTTAACGAAGCTGGTTGCCCGGCCTTTGTTATGCCGAATGCTAATGGTGCAGGCTATTATCGCTTTAGTATGGAAAGCGAGGGCTGGCAGTCTCTGTTGAGTCATAAAGCAGCTCTAAGTACTGAAGAGATGATGTCGCTCAATAACAGCCTTCAAGGCGCGATTAATGCTGGCAAAATGTCTTTTACAGACTTAGTTGAGATAGCTCCTCAGATCATTGCTTCAGAATCAGAAGCTATTGCGATGGGGCCTAGTAAATTATTAAGCTTTGTTTATAGCAGGGTCGCCAAGACAGACGAACAAAAAGCTAAACTAGCCAGTTTAAACCGATCTCTTTATGGACAGAAACTGACGGAGCTTGGCCTTGAAACCCAAAAAGAAGATTCGGTTAATACCATTCGAATGAGAACGGGCTTAATTAACTTTCTATCTGATCAGGGTGAAGATAAAGCGGTACGACAATACCTGACGGATATGGCGATTGCTTATACAGGTTATAAAGTTGATGGCAATATGCATCCTGAAAAAGCCGACAGCAATGTGATTAGTACTGCACTACAAGTAGCGGTTGAAGATTTAGGAACTCCTTTCGCTAAACACTTAAAAATGCAACTTGATTCGTCCAATGATGGCACAGTTCGCGGTCGTCTTTTAGGAGGCTTAGGAGCGGTGCAGGATCCTGAATATGCTGCTGAGTTAAGAGAACTGATCCTGTCCGAGGAGCTACGTGATAATGAAATTTATTCCATTATGGTTGGCCAGCTCAATGACGACGAACTCCAACAGCCTATGTGGGAGTGGTTCAAAACCAATATCGAAGGGATTAAATCGCGTATTCCCCCCTTTGGCCAGAATCGCCTACCAGTAGTCGGGCAGTTTTTTTGTTCAAGCACAATGAAGGCAGACTATAAAGCATTCTTTAAACCCATTGTTGAAGAGTTAGCCGGAGCTCCGAGGCCTTACCAACAAAGCTTAGAATCCATCGAGCTTTGTATGGCACAAGCCAAGTTCCACCGAGATAACGTGCAACAATACTTAAGCAATCAATAATTCATGGTCACTAAAAAGCGCTCCTCGGAGCGCTTTTTTTATCTCTGATAAAGCGATGACTATCAGTTCTTTTCAGCAAGCAGTTTCTTCTGAATCACCACCATGGCGAAAACACCATAACTAATCGCGAACGTTAAGAAGGTTTCAACACTGTCAAATAATGAAAAGAGGTAAGGCGCTATCCCCGTCGAGATAATCATGGTTGCGGAAACCAGCGCACGAATCGCGCCGAGATGAGTATTACCAAAAACTTCCGCGTAAAACGAATTAATAACAGGGCCACTGGATGCCACTGTCATTCCGGCTAAAAACATAAATGCCAACAACCAAGCTTTATGGTCGCCAATATACAAACACACCATCCCTAACACCAGTGGAAGTAAATACCACCTCATATAAACCCGAGGGTGCGTAGCATCGACTAATGGCCCAGTAAGAATAGCGCCTAAAAAGTGGATAAATCCGTAAAGCATTAACCCAATCGAAAGCCAATCCAATGTCCAGCCTTTACCATCAATTAATATTGTCTGATGAAAAAAGATGCCGGTGATTAAAAACGCTGGGCCAATGATTGCAGGTAATATTAACCAAAAGCGCCAATCAGACATCACTTCCGACCGTGACCAGTCTTTTGCGTCAGAAGCTTGCTCGGTCTTTTCAGACATTTCATGAACCGGTACCAGATCCGCCTTTTTCAATAACCACAGTAATAATGGAAAAACTAGGACCAACGCAACAATGGCATAACTGTGCCAACTGGTGGTATGACCGTAATTTTTCAATAATCCAACGGCAATCGCTGGCATGATCATCTCACCAAATGCCATGCCCTGTAACGATAAACTCACCGCTTTTCCACGGTGCTGTGGGATGTAGCGCATCAGAGTTGTCACTGCAATGTGTGTCATTAAACCTTGCCCACACAAGCGTATCCCCAGATAGGAAAAGAACAGCATGATTAGGTTGGAACTATTGGCGAACAAGATACAGGAGCCGATCAAGCCCAGGATAACGATAGTCGTAAATGTCTTAACGTCAATATCATCAATCTTGGCGCCGACAAAAAAGATGGTAAAACCACTGATCAAAGTGGCAACGGAATACACCAAACTCAGGTTATCTTTTTCCAGTAAGAGATTACCGATCAAGTCTTTGTTGAATAGTGAGATAAAGAAGGTTTGCCCAAGGTTTCCAACAAAAACACAAAGAAAACCGAATAACAGCAAATACTTATTACTTTTGACAAAACTGAGGTAATTCATGGCAAACGCCGTGACGCTAGAAATTTGGAGGCATTATACTCCTCGCAGTTAGAAGTTACAGCCTAGCCAACTCCGGCTAGTGTTGAACTTCTTTTAACCCAAGCGCTAAGATTGCAGCAATCAAACACATTACCGCCATTAACCCCAAAACCACAATTTGCCCGAAGTACTGAGCAATGGCGCTAAAGCCTACGCCCGTTAATAAAATTAGGCCGATGATAGTGTTGGATAAAGCCGTATAGGCGGCACGATTATCCGCTGTCGCCATATCCACTAGATGGGTCGAACGGCCTAGCCTAACACCATGGTACGCCACCATTAAAACAAATAATAACGCAGGTAATACAATGCTATGAGCTATCAGTTGGTACTTCGCCAAAACCACGGTTGCGGCTAACGCTACCATCGCCACCACTGACGAAAAAATAAGGACCTTACGACTGGATTTATCCGCCAACCAGCCCCACACATAACTGCTCAGGAAACTGGCAAGCGATGACGCTAAGACCAATGCCCCTAAACCGCCCAGCATCGAGTCAAGCTTGTCGACGCCACCTTCACCATTTAGCGTCACCATAAAGGGCGGTGCCAACGCCGTTGCAATCAGTAACGCTCTAACGCTTATAAACAGTAATAGCTGCTTATCCTTTAATAGCGATAAATTCTGCTTCGCCACGGCTAACGGGTTACCACCACCCTCCGTCGATCCTGATGCCTCTTCTAATTTAGTGAACATCAAGCTGGCAAAGATCCACAAAAGTGCAGCAATGGAAAGCGCTATGAGCACTAGCGTCATGCGGTCAACATAGTCTGACGCCAGTATTAAGCCAAAGCCAACAACTGCTGCTGACGCGACTGAGGCAGCCAAGCCCGTGACTTTCCCTCGCATCGACTTAGAAACCGTTTTGCCAAGAACATCTTTATAAGAAACGGAGCACACACTCCGCGCAACGGCAAGAATGCCTAGCAAAATGACAATAGCAACTCCGGCTTGTTTACCTTCTAGCAATACAGCACTCACCACCATACCGGCTACCGACAAGCCTTGTACCAAGCATCCCAGCGCCCAAGCCCACTTTCTTTGCGGTAAACGTCTCAAGGCGCCCGCTGTGAACAACTGGGGTAACAAAGCTCCCGCTTCTCTAATAGGCACTAATAAGCCCACCAGAAAAGTCGACGCGCCTAGCGCTGACAGCAACCAGCTGAGGATTAGCTTTGGATCAATAAGGCCATCGGCAATCTTGGTCGATGCCAACGAAATGATATGAGTCGAGACATTTTTTGGTTGATGATCGCAGGCCTGCTCAGGAATATCTTTACAGACCCGCCCATCATCACCACTGTTGATTGCCTCATAGACTTGCTCAACAGTGGTTCGCTTTGACACTGAGTAACTTATCCTTGATTAATAAAGTTTCTAAGGACGTAGTGTAAAATACCACCGTTTTTGTAGTATTCCAATTCAACTTTAGAATCTAAGCGCGATAACACTTTAAAGTTCTTTGTTGAGCCATCGCTACTCTTAGCCTCAACCTCAAAAGTTTGATTAACTTCAAGACCATCAGCGATACCTTTAATAGTGAAGCTTTCTTCGCCACTTAAGCCCAGTGTTTCAGCATCTTCGCCATCCACGAACTCTAAAGGCATCACGCCCATACCCACTAAGTTACTGCGGTGAATACGCTCGTAGCTTTCTGCGATGACTGCTTTAATGCCTAGTAGCGTCGTACCTTTAGCAGCCCAGTCTCGCGATGAGCCACTACCGTACTCTTTTCCGGCGAGAACAATCAGTGGCGTACCTTCGGTTTGATACTTTTGTGACGCATCAAACACCGTCATGGTTTCGCCGCTAGGGATATAGCGAGTGTATCCACCCTCTTTATCCACCAGTTGGTTTTTAATACGGACGTTAGCGAAGGTACCGCGCACCATCACTTCATCGTTACCACGACGCGAACCGTATGAGTTGAACATTCTTGGTTCAATACCACGACCTTTTAGGTATTTACCTGCAGGGCTATTTTCAGAGAAACCACCTGCTGGCGAAATATGGTCGGTAGTAATGGAGTCACCCAGTTTTAATAGAACGCTAGCGCCTTCGATATCTTTTGGCTGCTCAACTTCTGGCTTTAAGCCTTGGAAGAACGGTGCCTGCTTAATATAGGTAGAAGAGTCATCCCACTGATACACCTTATCAGTAGAGACCTTCATATCACGCCATTGCTCATTACCGTCGAAAATCTTACCGTAGTTTTTCGCGAAATCAGCAGGCGTTAGCACCTTGTTCATGATCTCCTGAATCTCTTCATTCGATGGCCACAAGTCTTTAAAGTAAACGGGCTTGCCATCCGGTGTATGCGCCACTGGCTCTTGATCAAAATCAATATCGACACGACCGGCCAATGCATAAACCACCACCAACATTGGTGACATCAAGAAATTCATTTTCACATCAGGGTGAACACGCGCTTCGAAGTTACGGTTACCAGATAATACCGAAGCCACCACCAAGTCATTATCCTTAACCGCTTTGCCGATGGCGTCTGGTAATGGACCTGAGTTACCGATACAAGACGTACAACCGTACCCGACCAAGAAGAAGTCTAGCGCCTCTAAATCACTCAAAAGACCAGAGTGCTCAAGGTAGTCAGTAACGACCTTTGAACCTGGAGCCAATGATGTTTTAACCCAAGGCTTCACGGTTAAGCCTAAGTCGTTCGCTTTTTTCGCGACCAAACCAGCACCAATCATCACGCTTGGGTTTGAAGTGTTGGTACAAGAAGTAATCGCTGCAATCGAAATGGAACCATCGTGCAGTTCATAGTCTTGATCACTATCTTTATCATCAACTTTGATCGTTTTTAGCAAGCCGTTGTCGTTATCCGCTGGACTACGATCTTCAAGCGGCTGATAACCACGACCGTAATTTAACTCCATCAGCGACTTAAACTGTGATTTCAAATTACTAATAGCAATCTTATCTTGTGGGCGCTTTGGACCCGACGCCGTAGGAACAACTGTGCTTAAGTCAAGCTCAACCACACTGCTGTACTCAATATCGTCTTCGTTCTCACGCCACAGCATGTTGTTCTTCGTATAAGCTTCAACACGCTCAATGGTTTCTTTACTACGGTTCGTATCGCGCATGTAATCAAGCGTACGATCATCAATCGGGAAATACGTTACGGTACAACCGAACTCTGGCGACATGTTCGAAATCGTCGCACGGTCAGTGACCGTCAAGTGATCCAAACCTTCCCCAAAGACTTCAACGAACTTACCGACCACACCATGCTTACGCAGGAGCTCCGTAATCGTTAACACCATATCTGTGGCTGTCGTACCGACTGGCAACTTGCCCGTCAATTTTAGGCCCACCACTTCCGGCATGATAAAGAAGATCGGCTGACCAAGAATCGCCGCCTCGGCTTCAATACCACCAACGCCCCAACCAACAACACCAATACCGTTGACCATTGGCGTGTGTGAATCGGTACCTACTAAGGTATCAGGGAATAAGGCGCCATCGCGCTCGACAATGCCTTGAGCCAAATACTCTAAGTTCACCTGGTGACAAATACCCATGCCCGGCGGCACTACGGTGAAGTTATTGAACGCGGTTTGCGCCCACTTGAGGAATTGGTAACGCTCTTCGTTGCGCTCATACTCAATTTGAATATTCTTATCCAGCGAGTCTTTGTCGCCATAAAAATCAACCTGCACCGAATGGTCAATGACCAGGTCCACAGGAATCAATGGATTCACTTTTGAACCTTCGACGCCATGCTTGGCCGCTTCAGCTCGAACCGACGCTAAATCCACCACCGCAGGAACACCTGTGAAATCCTGCATCAGGACACGCGCAGGCTTGTACGGAACCTCTTTTTTCTCTGGATTCGGCTTCCACTGCAATAAAGTGTCCACATGATCGCTAGTTACAGCTAGCCCATCATGGTTTCTTAATGCATTCTCAAGAAGGATACGAATAGAAAATGGCATTTTCTTAATGCCATGGCCTTGTGCCTCTAGATCTTTCAGGCTCCAAATGTCGAACTCTTTACCGCCAACCGATAAAGACTTCTTACAATCAATAACCTTGTCGCTCATCATGGGCTCCCTTTGGATTAAAATGTTTTTAAAACAATAAAATCAATGAATTAAACTATTTTCACGCTACTCTTCACTATACAACAGATAATCAATAACATAAAACTTAGACCGTTAAGATCCTGTAAAATTGCCGATTAACCATGCAAACCGTGGAGAAATTCACCAATTCTGGTATCATTTCGCAGCGATATTTTGTATTCAACTGGTGTTGTCGCACAACACTGTAACCTTTGAATTTAACTGCATGACACAATAGGTCACATCCATGAGCCTTGCTGATAAAGTTTTAGCCGTTAATGACGATCTCCCGATCCGTACCAACCAACCAGTACACAGCGGTAAAGTTCGCTCAGTTTACTGGTTAACCGAAGACGATAGCGCACGTTTAATCAAAGAACGTGGCTATGACGTAGCTGCTGACACGCCGTTAGCGATTATGGTCATCAGCGACCGTATCTCTGCGTTTGACGCCATCTGGCATGGTGAAGGCGGCATGAACGGCGTACCCGGTAAAGGCGCTGCGTTAAACGCTATCTCAAACCACTGGTTCAAGTGTTTCAGCGAGAATGGGCTGGCAGACAGCCACATCCTTGAAATCCCGCATCCTTTTGTGTGGATTGTACAAAAAGCCAAGCCAGTTAAAATCGAAGCGATCGCCCGTCAATACATCACCGGCTCAATGTGGCGCGCCTACGCCAAAGGCGAACGTGAATTTTGCGGCATCCGCCTTCCTGATGGCCTAGAAAAAGATCAAAAACTTGATGAGCTGTTAATCACGCCATCAACCAAAGGTATCTTAAAAGGCATCCCTGACGTACCAGAAGCTGACGACGTCAACGTAACTCGACAAAACATCGAAGATAACTACCAAGCCTTCGCGTTCCGCAGTAAAGACGATATCGACTTATACGAAAAGCTACTGAAAGAAGGTTTCGACTTAATCAGCGACGAACTCGCAAAGCTTGACCAGATGTTTGTCGATACAAAGTTCGAGTTTGGATATGTCACTGATAAAGATGGCAACGAAAAACTGATCTACATGGACGAAGTCGGCACGCCTGACTCATCACGTATTTGGGATGGTTCAGCCTTCCGCGACAACGGCAAAGTCGTCGAAAACTCAAAAGAAGGTTTCCGTCAGTTCTTACTGAACCATTTTGAAGACCCAGACATTCTACTAAACAAAGATCGCATGGACGAACGCCAGACACTCGCTCGTGACAACGACCTACCGACAGAAGCTTTAATGAACCTGTCAAAAACTTACACAGGAATTGCTGAAAAGATTACTGGTAAGAAAATTCAATTGTCAGACAACCCCAAAGCAGAAATCACCCAAATCTTAAAAGACGAATTTAAGCTGGTTGATTAAAAGTCAAAAGACACTGGATCCCGCGATTAAATCGCGGGATGACAGAAATGAGATTCAAACTAGAATGCTCGTCATTCCGTGGCTTGACCACGGAATCCAGCGACTTCAAATAATTGTTTCGTATAAATCGTTCCAGTAAGGATTCACCGATTCGATCAAGTCTAGCTTCCACTTCCTTTGCCATTCTTTTAAACGCTTTTCTCTTTGAATAGCAGAATAGGAACTTTCATGTTTTTCGAAATAAACTAAGTCATGAATTTGGTACTTATAAGTAAACCCTTCAGTACTGTCATATTTATGTTGCCAGACTCGTTTAATTAAGTTGGAAGTTACGCCGGTATATAGAGCTCCATTCCTATGATTCGCCATGATATAAACGTAAAACTCCTTTTCCATTGCAATCCTTTGCTTTTTATTGTTAATGAAGACTCTGGTTCCTGAGATCCAGCCACGTGATCACAGTTTAAATATTCAAGGTTTTAAAAACTTCTCCAGCCTTACCCTCAATACAATAATCCACCACCGAACTTTCCGTCGGCTCTGGATTAACTTCTATCACAGTCGCGCCTTGGCTTTTGGCAAGTGCGGCGAGTCCTGCGGCGGGATAAACTTGACTGGAAGTCCCGACGGATAAAAATAAGTCGCAGGAGTAAGAAGCGCTTTCAGCGTCGCGCCAAGCTTGTTCGGGTAAGGCTTCGCTAAACCAGACGACGGAGGGGCGAATTTGTCCGCCACATTCAGGGCATTCGATAACAGTCTCCACTCCATCAACGTCACCGTTATAGTCTGCAAGACATTGCAGGCAGTGATTGCGCCAGATATTGCCGTGAAGTTCGATAACGTCTTTAGAGCCACCAGCTTGATGTAAGCCGTCAACGTTTTGGGTAATTAGCGTAACGTTTTGTGTTTTAGATTGTTGCCACTTGGCAATGGCTTTGTGAGCATCGTTTGGTTCTTTATTTTTTAACTCATTGCGACGCCACTGATACCACTGCCAGACGCGATTAGGGTTTTCTCTAAACCCATCAATGCTCGCCATCTTTTGTGGATCGTATTGGCTCCACAAGCTTTCTTGGGTTTCTTCTTTGTAGGCTCTAAAAGTAGCGACGCCGGACTCTGCGGAGACTCCAGCGCCAGTTAGAATGGTCACACGTTTAGCATGCTGAATTAACGCTAAAACTTCAGGCTCGATATCCATATCGTCAATCCTATCACTCTAAAGAAAGACTGCTAAAGTCAT
The DNA window shown above is from Kangiella marina and carries:
- a CDS encoding MFS transporter, with product MNYLSFVKSNKYLLLFGFLCVFVGNLGQTFFISLFNKDLIGNLLLEKDNLSLVYSVATLISGFTIFFVGAKIDDIDVKTFTTIVILGLIGSCILFANSSNLIMLFFSYLGIRLCGQGLMTHIAVTTLMRYIPQHRGKAVSLSLQGMAFGEMIMPAIAVGLLKNYGHTTSWHSYAIVALVLVFPLLLWLLKKADLVPVHEMSEKTEQASDAKDWSRSEVMSDWRFWLILPAIIGPAFLITGIFFHQTILIDGKGWTLDWLSIGLMLYGFIHFLGAILTGPLVDATHPRVYMRWYLLPLVLGMVCLYIGDHKAWLLAFMFLAGMTVASSGPVINSFYAEVFGNTHLGAIRALVSATMIISTGIAPYLFSLFDSVETFLTFAISYGVFAMVVIQKKLLAEKN
- a CDS encoding MFS transporter: MSKRTTVEQVYEAINSGDDGRVCKDIPEQACDHQPKNVSTHIISLASTKIADGLIDPKLILSWLLSALGASTFLVGLLVPIREAGALLPQLFTAGALRRLPQRKWAWALGCLVQGLSVAGMVVSAVLLEGKQAGVAIVILLGILAVARSVCSVSYKDVLGKTVSKSMRGKVTGLAASVASAAVVGFGLILASDYVDRMTLVLIALSIAALLWIFASLMFTKLEEASGSTEGGGNPLAVAKQNLSLLKDKQLLLFISVRALLIATALAPPFMVTLNGEGGVDKLDSMLGGLGALVLASSLASFLSSYVWGWLADKSSRKVLIFSSVVAMVALAATVVLAKYQLIAHSIVLPALLFVLMVAYHGVRLGRSTHLVDMATADNRAAYTALSNTIIGLILLTGVGFSAIAQYFGQIVVLGLMAVMCLIAAILALGLKEVQH
- the acnA gene encoding aconitate hydratase AcnA, yielding MSDKVIDCKKSLSVGGKEFDIWSLKDLEAQGHGIKKMPFSIRILLENALRNHDGLAVTSDHVDTLLQWKPNPEKKEVPYKPARVLMQDFTGVPAVVDLASVRAEAAKHGVEGSKVNPLIPVDLVIDHSVQVDFYGDKDSLDKNIQIEYERNEERYQFLKWAQTAFNNFTVVPPGMGICHQVNLEYLAQGIVERDGALFPDTLVGTDSHTPMVNGIGVVGWGVGGIEAEAAILGQPIFFIMPEVVGLKLTGKLPVGTTATDMVLTITELLRKHGVVGKFVEVFGEGLDHLTVTDRATISNMSPEFGCTVTYFPIDDRTLDYMRDTNRSKETIERVEAYTKNNMLWRENEDDIEYSSVVELDLSTVVPTASGPKRPQDKIAISNLKSQFKSLMELNYGRGYQPLEDRSPADNDNGLLKTIKVDDKDSDQDYELHDGSISIAAITSCTNTSNPSVMIGAGLVAKKANDLGLTVKPWVKTSLAPGSKVVTDYLEHSGLLSDLEALDFFLVGYGCTSCIGNSGPLPDAIGKAVKDNDLVVASVLSGNRNFEARVHPDVKMNFLMSPMLVVVYALAGRVDIDFDQEPVAHTPDGKPVYFKDLWPSNEEIQEIMNKVLTPADFAKNYGKIFDGNEQWRDMKVSTDKVYQWDDSSTYIKQAPFFQGLKPEVEQPKDIEGASVLLKLGDSITTDHISPAGGFSENSPAGKYLKGRGIEPRMFNSYGSRRGNDEVMVRGTFANVRIKNQLVDKEGGYTRYIPSGETMTVFDASQKYQTEGTPLIVLAGKEYGSGSSRDWAAKGTTLLGIKAVIAESYERIHRSNLVGMGVMPLEFVDGEDAETLGLSGEESFTIKGIADGLEVNQTFEVEAKSSDGSTKNFKVLSRLDSKVELEYYKNGGILHYVLRNFINQG
- a CDS encoding phosphoribosylaminoimidazolesuccinocarboxamide synthase yields the protein MSLADKVLAVNDDLPIRTNQPVHSGKVRSVYWLTEDDSARLIKERGYDVAADTPLAIMVISDRISAFDAIWHGEGGMNGVPGKGAALNAISNHWFKCFSENGLADSHILEIPHPFVWIVQKAKPVKIEAIARQYITGSMWRAYAKGEREFCGIRLPDGLEKDQKLDELLITPSTKGILKGIPDVPEADDVNVTRQNIEDNYQAFAFRSKDDIDLYEKLLKEGFDLISDELAKLDQMFVDTKFEFGYVTDKDGNEKLIYMDEVGTPDSSRIWDGSAFRDNGKVVENSKEGFRQFLLNHFEDPDILLNKDRMDERQTLARDNDLPTEALMNLSKTYTGIAEKITGKKIQLSDNPKAEITQILKDEFKLVD
- a CDS encoding GIY-YIG nuclease family protein, producing the protein MEKEFYVYIMANHRNGALYTGVTSNLIKRVWQHKYDSTEGFTYKYQIHDLVYFEKHESSYSAIQREKRLKEWQRKWKLDLIESVNPYWNDLYETII
- a CDS encoding NAD-dependent deacylase, with translation MDIEPEVLALIQHAKRVTILTGAGVSAESGVATFRAYKEETQESLWSQYDPQKMASIDGFRENPNRVWQWYQWRRNELKNKEPNDAHKAIAKWQQSKTQNVTLITQNVDGLHQAGGSKDVIELHGNIWRNHCLQCLADYNGDVDGVETVIECPECGGQIRPSVVWFSEALPEQAWRDAESASYSCDLFLSVGTSSQVYPAAGLAALAKSQGATVIEVNPEPTESSVVDYCIEGKAGEVFKTLNI